The DNA window TATTTGTGTATTTGGTGTcatcaataaaattaatatagGTCAACTCTATAAGAGTATATCTTATACTCATTTCATCGTAGAAAATTTGCTCATAAAGAAAGCATAGATGTGTTAATAAAAGAATTTTAAATAACATTTCTTATACCATTAAAAATGAAGGTAATTCAAGTtcaataattaaaagtaaaaagttATAGAATTTTTTTCCAACATAATCTCTAAGTGAGTTTCCATGACTCGTAAATCATTCAAACTAACTTTAAGCAGAACATGAAATAATGTTTGGAATGAattaaaaaacaccaaaacaaaaTAAAGTTCGGAGAGGCTACATGAAATCAATTATCAGTCCCTTTCATCCACATCTTCATTAACTCTTAGAGTTGTGTGCTTACAGATTGGGCAAATATTCTTCAGCAGCAACCATTGTTTAATGCATTCAAAATGATATATGTGTCTACAATCCAATCTTCCAGTGATATCCCCTTCCACATAGTCTtcctaataaacataaaaatGATAGGTAGATTATGAGAAGTGAACACGTTCATGTattagaattttaaattaatgttaaacttaatttatttttttaagtatcTATAATACttcattgaaaaaaaaaagataaattctATTTTATGAAGTTAAGAAACATGTGGTTGGCCTCACTTGACAGATTGTGCAGGTTTCATTTTCTCTATTGGTTTCGTTTGGATTTGACACATGAATTTTTGTCTCAATATATGTGAGGATTTCCTCTTCAGTGAGCCCAGTCGCGACCCTCCCGATGTGTTCCACCATAGATAAAGCCAACTGTACATTAATGCAActtataatttttaattgattaatgtGTGTCAATTAATCAAAACTAAGCTCAAGTATTGTTTAACTTATTTAATTTTGAATCCGAACACGATGAATTATGACGAAAATACTAAATTGAGtaagaaatatataaaataaataatacattgtacattgataaatatatatattttttacctCATATGGCCAATCATCTATACTATGTAGCATGTCGATACGTTCTTGAGAATCAAGAACGTTTAGCACAATAGAGTAATCTAGTATCAGCAAATCCTGTGTCACACATTTgtaagatacttgaaaataaagtgaaatataTGTTTCAAGTGACTTGGTatgataatattataaaaataatttacttataaaaataatttatttataaaaaaaatataaaaatgtatattgtatgaaaatttatttacctctACCCGTACAGAACCACCATTCTGCAGATGTTGTAGGGTGCTAAAGACCTATTACATACATCACATACTCAAATATTTAAGTCATATTGTGCTGAGTCAATGCTAAGTTAATAAACATTATATTACCAACTAAGATAGATTTCTATGATAGATTTCTAACAACCTAATCATATCAATGCAACTAAtacacttttattattttcaatcaattagAGTATTAATGAAACTTCCATATGTGTGCATACATATATAGGTATTGTAAATAACgccaaaatatttgaaaattaagTATATTATTGACAATAAATTAATTGGCACTAATTATGAaccaaaatattattaataagtaATTAAGAAATTAGTGTGAAAGTACCTCATCCCTAAGTCTGTTTCTCTCGTTCATAAGTTCAGGAGAGGTTAAGGTGAGAATGTGATTATTATAGCGACGAAGATTCCCAGATCTAGACAATGTTGTACCAGTCACCATGTGATTATCAAATTCTTCAGCAGTATTGAACATTGATCCATGAGGAGGTGGAGAAGGGTTTACGCGGTAACTAATTGTTGAAGGATCGGAAGGAGGTTGTGGTTGTCGTGGTACAGAACTATTAGACTGCACATGAGCAATAGATGGAGTGAAAAATTGACTCACATGATCTTCAGGTAAATGCCTTACATGTTGTTGAGCATTAGTGCTATGAACAAATGTATCATCAATTCCCTGTTGATTAGAATCAAATAAATCcaaattgttgttattgttgtagttGTTATTGCTGTTGTTATAAACACTAAACCCCCTACCTAGACTTTGAGAGGACGAAGATGAGCCCACTTCAAAAGACATGAAATTATTATTGTtcacactttcttgttgaaaagTATGAGGAGGAGGATTTGTGCGTCTTCTTGAAGTTCCACCAACTTGTGAACCTTGATTTGAACTCTCTCCTCTTACAAAATTTGGTAATCTACTTCTGGAAGTAGGAGCTAAAGTTAGAGATGAACCATAGAGTCTCGGTGGAGACGAGTTGGAAGAAGGAGAAGTCTGATTATCATTATAATTACTGATATTGATGGGTGTTGGAATTACCATAGTAGAATGATAATGATTATCAATAGTAGCTTGACTATTCGTAATGTATGAGTGAAGAGGATTGTTTTGCATGATATTATCAAGTACGACTTGATGATTGGTCCCAAATGATCTTGTGTGATTGTTAAAAGCAAGAGAAGGAAGAGAATAGGAGGCCATCAGATATCTTGGATCCCTAACATCACGAGTTGGACTCTCGTCTTCATTCCAATTTGTTAAACGGAATTGATGACCCATTCTTACAAGCTTCTTAACTGCATACATATCATAAACAACAATAACTGTATTACCGATGCACTAATTTGTAGATATtgacaataatataaaaaaattgaagtgaTTATTGGTTACGTAAATAAAAGTATTGCGTCGGGGTAATTGAaattcatatattcatatatAGAGAGAATTACATCTACCAATGTTTGATCTGAACAAATACTAGATCCGACCCAACATAATCGGGCTAAGAATAAAAAAAAGACAGCAAAAAGAAAAACAGTAGCCTTAAGAAGCCGACAAACTCATATACAAAACACAACTTCCAAGAAAAACTTCCATAACAATACAGCTAGAACCCAACCACAAATAATACCAATAAACTATTAATTGAAACATTCTAAAACGTGAAAATAAATTAGATAGATTTTTACTAAATACTCAAAGTAGTCAAACAAAATACTGAAACACAGCCAACCACTAGAACGTTATTTTCATAATATTCTCTAACGTTTATATTAGGATTAGAatgaatattttatgaaaaatgacATGCGACTTGATTTAGAAATTGtgtaatctatttttttttaaattgaaattaattttttcaaattaaaatttctattttttttattatctatataaatatttaagttaataaaaaatttattttattttagaagtttcttattataaaataaaatattttttcaataccTAAAATAACTGTTTGACCCGTTTAACTCTTGTCAACCCTCCCAACATTCACTCAGTTTGTCAAAAAATGTcacaaaataattacaaaataaatatttttaaaaagttatatCATTTCACTAAAAAAAGTTTAAATCCTAAGGGATTTTTGCACATatgtaagattttttttttaagcaagaaatTCATTGATGAAAGAGAATCCAAGTTCTCAACTGAACTTACAAAAAAAGAAAAGCGGGCGACAAACAAAATACCCCGAGAAGAAAATATCACATACATAGAATTCTGATCATGCAATATATcgtgtaaataaaataaataaaaatattaactttaTTTTCACAAAGTTAAAACACAAATTTTAGAACATCGAAACCAAAactataaacaaacaaaaaaaatcatagaTAATACTTTATATTATAGAATTTatagacaaaaataaataaaattgataacTAACCAACCACTTAATTGATGAAAATCAAACACTGAGAGGCATAACAAAACACATACATAAATAgagaagattaagaaaaataaattgaaaagatGTTTACATAAATCAGATTAATTATATACATGAAAATGAAAAGGAGAGTTAACAATATATACCTCAGTGGAAACGAAAAGTTATGAAACAAGAAGTTGATAATTGCTACTACTCAATATCACACtttctgttactcttttcaatcTAAAAAGATATTAAAGAGAGCTTCAATTTATAGGGAGAATATGAAAGTCTATATTTGgtagtatattttattttattttagttttatataaTAATGCATTGTGATTGACTAAATGCTGACCAATTTTACAATGCATCCCCCATGGCACAATCTGTTTTAaaatttctcataaataaaaatggaaatacATACCATTActgttttatcattatcttttttcttctttttctttttttctttttaagtatTGGTATAGTCCTAAATTCTTATCTTATTGAAAAATCTTATCaggtaaatttttttatttcctcAATTATAAATAGCGACAGATGCAGGAAATATAAATTATGGAAGCAATGCAATAATCAATATAAATTTACaatgttaaaaatataatttgagaaaaaattatataaaacaacaagtttgtaaaattaaaattataaaaaatgtatattatttttttcaataaaattttgTGCTGTAAAGAATTACTcaaacatatatattattaaataaatctttaggATCAAATAATAATTACATTGTATAAATAAATTGAACATTtttaacaattttataaaatagtaatttacaataagtttttaaaaaattattgtataaatatattattatattattttataataaaaatgatccattgaattttaaataaaaatataaataatctaTTGAAATTTTAGAATACATTGGATGAATTGAATCCATTCATAACTTTAAATTGTTGGATTGAATCCATTGATGACTTTAAATTGATGGGTTGGATTCAATCCAATacctaattttttatataattgataAATTAGATAGATTATTTAGTAGATGAAATGAATTGATAATTGCTTAATGAATCAATAGTCACCCTCATTAAGAGTGAGAATAGGGCAAAACTACTTACATATGCCTATGACATGGCCTATTTAAACATgacatatttttcaaaaagacagTCTGTTTAATTAAATAGACTATTGTtacattattaaaaaaacttaCAAAGCCTAATGAACTCCTTATATATGcataaacttaataaaaaatatttaaaatgaaaaatgaaaatattcaaaCATATTTTAATATGATTGTTTTTGTGAAATGTTTGACATTGggatctttttatattttattatctaaCATCTTAAAGCATTGTAAAATGATAAATTTAGGAGTAATTTAGAAATAAAGCCATGATGTTTTTATAAGTAAAAGCATTGTATTTAAGCGAGCAGGTACTCAACCTTAATGCAATAAGGTACTAGAGTGGTGTCGCGAATCCTACATCTTCGGTTTAAATTCCTGGCTTTAGGGCTCAGGGACCTTGGTGAGAAGATTCAATTGATACTGTTTTAGGGTCTCAGGGACCAACGTCGTTTTAGTGCTCTGCAGGTcatctttcttcttctccttttcgtTTTGTGACCTTTTTGTGTCTGTGGTTACATATTTGGAGCGGTGTTTTCTTTCTTCGGTGTCTGGGGTTCCCGTTGGTGGTTTTTTTTGCTTTAGGGTAAATCACGACTGGTGTTAGGCGGTGTCTGGTGTGATTACTTTGGGAACGTATCGTAGATCTGTTCAGCAAGATGATGGGTGGAAGCAGGTGCCGCGGTTTCGTCAATCAGTTAGGACCTCCTTTCGGTGGGATGTCTTCCCGTTGGGGGGAAGATTCAGCAATCGTCCTGTATTAGCTAAAGAGGTGACTTCCTTCTACGTCTCCGAATTTCCAGACACCTCCTCAGCGAAGGATTTGTTTGAGCTATTCGGGTGTATAGGGAGTGTGGTTGAGGTGGCTATAGCGCCTAGAAGGAACAGTTTCGGCAAGCGGTTCGGCTTCGCAAGGTTCGTGGAGGTCGAAGATGGACGAATGCTCGCGGTCAAACTAGACAATGTTGTTATTGGGGAGAAGAAACTACACGTTAATCTTCCACGATTTGAGAGGAAGCAGGGAGGTTTCTCAAGAAATCCTGTGAAGCCTGTGAAGCCTTTTTTCCCGCACAGAGGAGGTGATTTCAACAGAGTGGGGTGTGTGAAACCGTTAGTTCATTCCTTTGTCAACGTTGTTAAGGGCAATCCAAACAACGATAAGTTGAAAGGTGGGGAGGGCAATACGATTAAGGAACTTCTTTTTAATTCTCCGGAGGATATCAAAAGCAGACTAGACAAAGCGTATGTTGGGAAAGTGTCGGTGCCGGGAACAGCGTACAATATCCAAACTTATATGGAGATGGAAGGGGTATTTGCTGTTAAAGTTTCTCCGATGGGTGGGAATGTGTGCCTTCTCGAAGAATCGGAGGAAGGATTCATTCATGACTTGGTCGGTGAGGGGCAGGATTGGTGGAAGAATTGGTTTTGTGATGTCAAGAAGTGGGAGGCGGGTATGATTGAGGATCACAGAGAAGTGTGGCTGAGAATTTACGGCATTCCGGTACACGCTTGGAACGCGAAGTTCTTTGTCTCTTTGGCTGAATCGTTGGGAACATTCGTTTGTATTGATGAGAGGACGTCTAAAGGTCTCAACTTTGACGTAGCAAGGATTTTGGTCAAAGTTCAGCTGTCGTTTTTGGCCCCTCAATCGCTTACGGTAATTATCGATGGTAAGCGGTTCTGTTTAACTATTAGGGAGGAACGGTGGGGTCTGCCCTTCGTTGCTGCAGCCAATGATAAAGCTCCATCTACTTATGTTTCCTCCTCTGATTCGGAGGATCGACTCTATGGTGATGAGAATTTTCAGAATGATCTCTTGTCGGCGGACGGGTCGGAGGAGAGTatttctcaattctcaaccagGGTGATTAGGGAGGTTGCTGTGAGTAAATCAAAAGAACTAGGAGACGCTGTTCCGAGAGATAACAAGGCCCTGTTTGACGGTGGTGCGAGACAAAGTGGAAGCTCGGAAGGTGGTGTGGAAAGAACAGTTTCGGGGGAGTTTGATGATGCAGTTCAGAAGGCACGCCAGGCTCGCGGTAATCTCAACATCACCGCTGCTAGCAATTTTGGTGATTCGAACACTGCTGCTCCGCCCCAGTTCTCTGAACCGATGACTGGGTGTTCTGGTACAGAAATATTTCCCAGCAAGGTGACTAGCTCTTCTCCCAGCAAGGTTTCATGTTCTTTGACTAAGGATGAGGCAACAGCTAAAATCAATTTTAAGAAAAAGCTGAGATTGAAATTGATTAACGAGAGGGTGGGGAGGAAGAAAAACAGGAAGGGTATTAAGGAGGGGGCGGTTCAGGAGGTTAGTGGAGCATATTTTAATGGCCCGATTTTGAATCCTATCAATATCTCGGAGGGGACAACGAATTTGGTGGTAAATGGTGACAATTCTATTTGTTACGGGGAACAAAATGAAGAATCGGATATTGGGAGAAATAATGAGAGGCAATGGAAGTTAATGGAGGTAGACATCGGGGGCAAGCTTTGTTCGGCTATTGTAGCTCTTGGGGTGGTTGACTCGAAGGGGAGGGAAAATCTTTTGAACAAGATAGTTTCTTTGGAGAGAGGGGAGACAAGGAAGGAGAGCAAAGAAGGTGAACAATGATTATAGGATCATTGAATATTAGGGGGGGAGCGAATGCGCTCAAAAGAAGGAGGATTGGCGCTATAATTAAAAAAGGTAATGCGGATgttttttttattcaagaaactaaGATTGTAAACATGGAGGGAGGTTTGGCCAAGTCTTTTTGGTACCATTCGGAGGTGgatttttctttttccaattcgGTTGGTAGATCGGGTGGTTTGATCATTTTGTGGAATAATAAAGTGGAGGTCATTAATAGTTTTAGAGGAGAAGGTTATTTAGGAATAAAAGCTTGTTGGGAGAATAAGTTTTATTACTTATTTAACGTTTATTCTTCTTGTCTTGTGAACAAAAAGATTGAGTTATGGAAGAAGTTGCTTGAGCTAAAGGAGGATTATAAGGATGGGGATTGGATCATTGGAGGGGATTTCAATGCGATAAAAAATCATAGAGAAAGGAAAGGCCGCGGGTTGCATGTGAATAAAAGAGAGATGGAGCTTTTTTCGGAATTCATTGAGAAAAGCAATTTGGTGGATTTACCTTGCAAAGGGAAGAAATTTTCTTGGTTTAGCGGTGATGGAAAGGCGATGAGTAGAATTGATCGTTTCATTGTTTCCAACGATGTTGTGTCTAGATGGGAGGTTATGGGTCAACTCATCGGGGATAGGGATATCTCGGATCATTGCCCAATTTGGATCATAAAGGACCATAAGAATTGGGGTCCTAAGCCATTTaagttcaataatgaatggtttagTGTTGATTCCTTTATTCCTTTTGTGGAGAAAGAATGGAAAAGCCTTAAGGTGGAGGGTCGTGGAGATTTTGTGCTAAAAGAAAAGCTCAAGTTATTAAAAGAGAAATTGAAAGCTTGGAATAAAGAtgtgtttggtagaattgatttggaTATGGAGGATGGGGTTAATAAGTTGAATGTGGCCGATGAGGTTTTGGCTTCCGATGATGTTTTCGACTTTGATAGTATCTTGGTGGGTAGGAAGGAAGCTTGTGGTAATTTTTGGAAGAATTTACggataaaagaaaatatgttacTCCAAAAGTCGAGATTGAGTTGGATTAGAGAGGGAGAttccaatagtaaattttttcacAAGATGTTGAAACAAAGAAGAAGTATCAATCATATCGGTCCTATTATTTCTTCGGGTGGTGTGGTGGAATCGGTGGATGATGTTAGGGAGAAGGTTTTCAAGCATTTTGAGGAGAAATTTGTCGAACCGGAGTTTTCTAGACCTTTCTTAGAGGGTATTCCTTTCAAGACTCTTAGCAAGGAAGAGGCGGATTGTTTGGAGAAACCTTTTCTTCACGATGAGATTAAAGAGGCGGTTTGGGAGTGTGGTGGAGACAAAAGCCCGGGTCCGGACGGgtattcttttctcttttttaaaaGATGTTGGTTCTTTTTAAAAgaagaattttttaatttttttgactaCTTTTTTGGTGGGAATAATTTGTCTAAGGCTATCACTTCTTCCTTCCTAACTCTTATCCCTAAGAAACACAATCCTTTGGgtttggatgattataggcctATTTGCTTGGTGGGGTGTATTTATAAAGTGGCGGCTGAGCTTTTGGCGGGGAGACTCAAAAAGGTGTTGAATTCTATTATTTCTTCTAGACAAACCGCGTTTGTTCCCGGAAGACTTTTGCTTGACGGGGTGCTTGTAGCGAATGAGGTGGTTGATTATGCAAAGAAGGAGGGAGTTAAGTGCTCTCTTTTCAAAGTTGATTTCGAAAAGGCCTATGATAAGGTGAGTTGGTCTTTTCTCCGGTTTATGTTCAAAGTTTTGGGATTTGGAAATAGATGGAGGAAATGGATGGAATTATTGGTGTTTAAAAGTGACATGTCGGTGTTGGTGAACGGGAGTCCTTCGAGAGAATTTGGTGTGTTTAGAGGGTTGAGACAAGGAGACCCTCTTTCCCCTTTCCTCTTTGTTTTGGTTGCGGAAGCGCTCACGGCTCTAGTAAGTAAATCTATAGAGTTAGAGGAATATCAAAGGTTTGTCATCAAAGGTAATAGTAGGGTGgatatccttcaatttgcggatgacactttattGGTGGGCGATGGTAGTTGGAAGCATATTCGAGCTATTAAGGTAGTTCTTAGAGCCTTTGAACTTGTTTCGGGTCTTGGGATTAATTACCATAAGAGTAAGTTAATTGGCATTAATCTTAGTCCTCATTTCTTGGAAGCGGCATCCCACTTTTTATCTTGTAAGGTGGAGGATAGCAAGTTTAATTTCCTTGGTATTC is part of the Vicia villosa cultivar HV-30 ecotype Madison, WI linkage group LG2, Vvil1.0, whole genome shotgun sequence genome and encodes:
- the LOC131650127 gene encoding uncharacterized protein LOC131650127 translates to MGHQFRLTNWNEDESPTRDVRDPRYLMASYSLPSLAFNNHTRSFGTNHQVVLDNIMQNNPLHSYITNSQATIDNHYHSTMVIPTPINISNYNDNQTSPSSNSSPPRLYGSSLTLAPTSRSRLPNFVRGESSNQGSQVGGTSRRRTNPPPHTFQQESVNNNNFMSFEVGSSSSSQSLGRGFSVYNNSNNNYNNNNNLDLFDSNQQGIDDTFVHSTNAQQHVRHLPEDHVSQFFTPSIAHVQSNSSVPRQPQPPSDPSTISYRVNPSPPPHGSMFNTAEEFDNHMVTGTTLSRSGNLRRYNNHILTLTSPELMNERNRLRDEVFSTLQHLQNGGSVRVEDLLILDYSIVLNVLDSQERIDMLHSIDDWPYEEDYVEGDITGRLDCRHIYHFECIKQWLLLKNICPICKHTTLRVNEDVDERD